The window GTTAGTAAGCAGCGAACCTTATTTTACTTCTACTATTTCTACATTTCTTGAAAATAAAGATAAAATAAACGATAAAGAGTTTAAAGCTTTGCTGGAATCAGTCAAAGACTTATCAGCTCAAATTATTAAACAATCACCTAATCTCCCCTCAGAAGCAGCTTTTGCTCTTAAAAATATCGAAAGTCCAAGCTTTCTTGTAAACTTTATTGCGTCAAATTTAAATGTTGAAGTTGTTGAAAAACAAAAATTATTAAATACTGATTCTATTCTGATTAGGACACAGAAAATACTGACTATACTGACTAAAGAGCTTCAAATGTTGGAGCTGAAAAATCAAATTCAAAATAAAGTTAAAACTGATTTAGATAAACAACAACGCGATTATATTTTAAATCAGCAACTAAGAACTATTCAAGAGGAATTAGGTGATATTCCCAACGAGACTGAAATTGTTGAATTAGAAGAAAAAGCTAAAACAAAAAAGTGGTCAAAAGAAGTGGCAGATACATTCTCTAAAGAATTAAAAAAATTGAAGAGAATGAATTATCAAGCAGCAGAATTCTCAATTCAATTAAATTATCTGGAAACATTAATTGAATTGCCTTGGAATGAATATACTAAAGATAATCTTGATTTATCAAATGCTGAAAAAGTCCTGAATCAGGATCATTACGGTATGGATGAGATTAAAGAACGGATTATAGAATATTTGGCAGTTATTCAGTTAAAAGGCGATCTAAAATCACCTATTCTTTGTCTCGTTGGTCCTCCGGGCGTTGGTAAAACTTCTTTAGGAAAGTCTATAGCTCGTGCACTTAATCGTAAATATATAAGAATGTCATTGGGAGGTTTACGAGATGAATCTGAATTACGTGGACATAGAAAAACTTATATTGGTGCCTTACCGGGTCGTATTGTTCAAAATTTAAAAAAAGCAGGATCTGCTAATCCGGTATTTGTACTTGATGAGATTGATAAAGTCAGCGGTAATGGTATTAGTGGTGACCCACAAGCAGCTTTATTGGAGATATTAGACCCTGAACAAAATACTCACTTTCACGATAACTATTTAGAAATTGATTTTGACTTGTCAAAGATAATGTTTGTTGCTACAGCTAATACCTTATCAACTATTCATCCTGCATTGAGAGATCGAATGGAAATTATTGATCTAAGCGGATATTTAATTGAAGAAAAAATAGAAATAGCAAAAAAACATCTCGTTCCAAAGCAATTAAAAGAACATGGCGTTTTACGAAAGCAAGTTTCTTTTACCAAAAAAGTATTGGAAAAAATTATAGATGATTACACCAGAGAATCCGGTGTTAGAGGTTTAGAAAAAAATATTGCTAAAATTATCCGTAACAGAGTTAAACATATTGTTAGCAAAACAGATTATAATAAATCTATAAGCCTGAGCGATCTTGTTGATATTTTAGGTCGTGCTCGTTTTCAACGTGATAAGGATTTGAACAACAACGTTGCGGGTGTTGTAACAGGATTAGCATGGACACAAGTAGGAGGCGAAATTCTATTTATTGAATCAAGCATAAGTAGGGGAAAAGGACTATTGAGTTTAACCGGTAATTTAGGCGATGTAATGAAAGAATCTGCTACCATTGCTTTTGAATATCTTAAAGCTCATGCCGATAGATACGACATTGCTCCAGAACTCTTTCAGCAATATAATCCACATATTCATATTCCCGAAGGTGCCACGCCAAAAGATGGTCCTTCGGCGGGTGTAACTATGATTACAGCTTTAGTTTCTTTGTTTACCCAGCGTAAAGTTAAAGATAGGATTGCTATGACTGGTGAAATTACTTTGCGAGGAAAAGTTTTACCAGTAGGTGGAGTCAAAGAAAAGATTCTGGCAGCAAAACGTGCTAAAGTAAAAGAAATATTGCTTTCCGAAGCTAACAGAAAAGATATTGAGGAAATAAACGAAAAATATATTACCGGATTGAAATTCAGCTATTTTGAAAATATGTTGGATTTAGTGGATTACGCTCTGCTAAAAGAGAAAGTCAAGAATCCACAGGATTTGTCCATTGTAAAAAGCGAAAAATGAAGAATCTAAAAAAGTATTATTCTATTCCTGCTGATCCGCAAGATGTATATACTGCCTTAACAAATCCCTTTACAATAGAGCTTTGGACAGGTGAAAAAGCAGTAATGAGTGAAGAAGAAGGTGCTGAATTTAGTTTGTGGAATGGTGATATTATAGGGAAAAATCTCACAATAGAAGCAGGGAAGAATATAATTCAACAATGGTATTTCGGCGATGAAGACGAAGAAAATCCTTCAATAGTAAATATTAAACTTTGGGAAGTAAAAGGTGGAACTTCTGTTGAACTTTTACATACAAATATACCTGATGAAGCATTTGAAAATATTCTTGAGGGATGGGACAATGCTTATTTTGGTGCTATTGCCAAACTTTTTGAAATTTAATTCTTTCTTTTTAAGGAATCTCATTTACTCTTAAACTTTCTTTCTTAATAGTTTTTACTACTAACATAATTCAGCAAAGCTTCGTATAAATCGCTGCTTTTGTTATCTTCACTGAATAATTTTATAAATATGTGATTAAATTTATTTTATCTAAATTTAAGGTTTAAATTAACAAAATATAAAACTCAATAAATGACCCATTTTTTCGTTTAAAGCATATGAAAATTAAATATCTTAATATAGTCTTTATTTTGTTTACCTCTGTTATTACTGTAGCACAGGATTTTAAAGGAATCCCAACAGGTAATGAAAATCCGGAAACTCAAAATTTAGAGCTCGAAAAAGAAGTGCTATTTTTAATAAATAATATACGTATAAAGCATAAGCTAAAGCCTTTAGCTTGGCAAGAGGATTTAGCACGTGCCGCACGCTATCACGCGCAGGATATGGCTTACGACAATTATATGGAGCATGCAAGCTTCGATCGTAAGAACAAAAGTTTGGTAAAAGTTTGTGGTACTTTTAATCGTATTGAGAAATTTATTGAAATGGATTATTTGGCTGAAAATATTTCAGCAGGAAGATCAACAGCCCAAGCTACTGTAGAAGGTTGGATGAAGAGTAAAAGCCATAGAGAAAATATTCTAAACCCTAATTTTAAATATTTGGGAGTTGGATATGCCTATAAAGAAAATACTGTTTATACCCATTATTGGGTGCAAGACTTTGGAGGTTAGATTAAAAATATTGTGCTATTCAAAATATTAAAAGGGGAGCTAAAAAGAAACTATTATATTTGCCAAAAATATCTCTATGTCACTTAACACACTCGTAATTGGAGCAAGTCCAAAACCTGAACGATACTCGTTTAAAGCCATAAATATGCTGAAAAAATATGGTCATACGGTTAAGGCAATCGGGTTGAAAGAAATAATGATAGGTGACATTAAAATCAATAAAGGTTTACCGGATTTTAATAATATAGATACGGTTACTCTTTATTTGGGACCAAAAAATCAAATGGAGTATTATAACTATATCATGGAAATGAATCCTCGCAGGATTATTTTTAACCCTGGTAGCTATAATCCGGATTTAATCGGTATGGCAGAAGAAAAAGGGATAGAAGTTATTGAAGCCTGTACATTAGTTATGTTATCTACCGGGCAGTTTGAAGAATATTAAGCCATGAGCGTTTTAAGAAAAAGAATTTTAAGTATTTTATTTGCAGTTGGGAGTATTTTATTTACACCTCTTATTACTGTAGCTCAACTTGAAGTAAATCTTTTAACTAACTGTTCTACTGATAATTTACGTATCCCTGTTCAAATTAAAAATTTTGATAATATTTCTTCCTTTGATCTTGTTTTGGAATATAATTATGATGCCTTATCCTTTCAAAATAGCATAATTCATAATCCAATATTTACTCTAAACAATGATGATAAATATGCTATTCAAGTCGTTAATGAGAATAATATTTTACACATTCGGTGGTCGGCTTATTATGGCATTAGTTTAGATGATGATTTTTTGCTTTTCCTCGAATTTGAACAAATTGGTAACGGAAACAGCAATTTTAATTGGAAAGAATCGGAATCACATATTTTAAAAATAGGAGGGATTGAACAGACCGCGAATTATTCTTCCGGTTCTGTACTTACTATTCCTTTTTCTAGTCCTTATCAAATCAATATAAATCAGATTGTTACCGGATGTAGAGACGATAGCGAGAACGGCTGTAAAGCACAGGCAGAAGTAATCTTAAATGGCGCTTCAGAACCATATAGCTATCAATGGCAAGATAAGTTTAATCAGCGAACTAAAATTGCAATTGGTTTATGTGAAGAACCTGTTTCTGTGGTTGTTAAAGATGCTAATGCTTGTTTATTTGGCGATACTTTTCAAGCGAGAATATTCCCTGCAAATCAAGTGGAAATATCTGCTGATCCTGAAATTGCTTTTATTACCAAACCTTTGGTAGAGTTTCAGAGCAGCTATAGTGGTGATGAGCCTCAGTTATACAAATGGGATTTTGGAGATGGTACAACTTCTGCCGCGTCATTTGCCGAACATACTTTTGAGCAGGTGGGAAACTATTCTGTTTCTTTATGGACAAGAAGTGATGAGGGCTGCGATACTACAGTTTACATCAACAATTTTGAAGTCAGAGAATTAGACTTTTGTATCCCTAATGTATTTACGCCAAATGGCGATAATATTAACGATAGTTGGGTTTTTAAAATTGGAGAGCCGCCTAGTATAAATGAAGATGAAAATTTAAAAACCGGCTATTTTGAAACAAAAAATTGTGCAGGAGAAGATTTAATATTTAATGAGCATTTTAAACATACTCGTCTGATTGTTATAAATAGAAATGGGACTAGAGTTTATGAATGTAATGATTGCGAAGAAGCTTGGAATGGAGATTCTCTTCCCGATGGCGTTTATTTTTACGTCTTTGAGTGGGAAGGTGAGTATTCCAGTGGACGCGAACAAGGTGATGTAACTATTTTACGAGGTAAATAATATATAAATAAGTTTTATGGATAAAATTCAAGAAATTCAATCATTTGCAACTCAAGTACGAAGAGATGTCTTGAGAATGGTACACGGAGCAAAATCAGGACATCCGGGAGGTTCTCTAGGCTGTGCCGATTTTGTTAGTGTATTATATAATCGCATATTAAAATACGATGCAAGTAATTTTACAATGGATGGAAAAGACGAGGATCTTTTCTTTATTTCTAACGGACATATTGCTCCTGTTTGGTACAGTACCTTAGCGAGGTCAGGCTTTTTCCCAATAGAGGAACTTAGTACTTTAAGACAAATAGATTCGCGTTTGCAAGGTCATCCAACTAATCTCGAAGGTTTGCCGGGCATTCGTATTGCTTCGGGTTCACTAGGGCAAGGACTTTCAGTTGCATTGGGTGCCGCACAAGCAAAAAAACTCAATAACGATAACCGTTTAGTGTTTACACTGCATGGTGATGGAGAATTAGATGAAGGTCAGATTTGGGAAGCATTAACCTATGGAGCTGCTAAGAAAATAGATAATATTATAAGCACCATCGATTATAATCAAAAACAAATTGACGGACCTATAGAAGAAGTTCTTGATCTAGGTAATTTAAAAGCCAAACTTATTGCATTTGGATGGGATGTTTTAGAAATGCAAGGTAATGATGTTGCTAATGTTATTGAGGTTTTAGATCAAGCTATTGCAAGAACAGGCAAAGGGAAACCGGTTGCTATTATTATGCATACAGAAATGGGTGCAGGAGTAGACTTTATGATGGGAACTCATAAATGGCATGGGACAACTCCTAACGATGAACAATTAGAAAAGGCTTTAGCTCAACTTCCCGAAACATTAGGAGATTATTAAAATATCTATCTTTATATCAAAAAAATGAAACAATCATTCTTTAAATATTTAATGTTTTTCGTGATTCTTGTGTTTATGAGTTTATCTTCTATAAGCCAAAATACAATACAGATAAAAGCCGAAAAACCGCTAAAGACACGATTATTGTTTGTTTTTGATGGATCACAAAGTATGTATGGTCGCTGGCAACGGCAACAGAAAATTGAAGTTGCCCGGAGATTATTGACTCATTTTGTTGATAGTTTAGCAAATGTAGAAAATCTTGAGATGGCTTTACGTGTCTATGGTGATCAATACGGTGTGCCACCACAAGTATGTGAAGATTCAAGACTTTTAGTTCCTTTTTCGGCTCAAAATGCAAAAAAAATTACGACTGCATTAAAACATATTGTTCCTAAGGGTACAACACCAATTGCTTATGCTTTAGAACAAGCCGCTAACGATTTTCCTGAATGTAATTATTGCCGAAATGTTGTGATTTTAATTACTGACGGCATTGAAGCTTGCGATGGAGATCCCTGTGCAGTTTCCTTAGAATTACAAAAAAAAGGAATTATGTTAAAACCTTTTGTAATAGGAATTGGGAAAAACTTCGAGCAAGAGTTTGACTGCGTTGGAACATACATTGAAGCTAATGAGGAAGAAGATTTCTCAAAAGCATTGAAAGCAGTTATTACTCAAGCGTTA is drawn from Bacteroidales bacterium and contains these coding sequences:
- a CDS encoding CoA-binding protein yields the protein MSLNTLVIGASPKPERYSFKAINMLKKYGHTVKAIGLKEIMIGDIKINKGLPDFNNIDTVTLYLGPKNQMEYYNYIMEMNPRRIIFNPGSYNPDLIGMAEEKGIEVIEACTLVMLSTGQFEEY
- a CDS encoding SRPBCC domain-containing protein → MKNLKKYYSIPADPQDVYTALTNPFTIELWTGEKAVMSEEEGAEFSLWNGDIIGKNLTIEAGKNIIQQWYFGDEDEENPSIVNIKLWEVKGGTSVELLHTNIPDEAFENILEGWDNAYFGAIAKLFEI
- the lon gene encoding endopeptidase La, whose product is MSNLLDLSELIANESEFIPLLTEEDEEQMNTEDIPNSLPVLPLRNTVLFPGVVVPITVGRDKSIQLIKDSYNKGDKTIAVVAQKDVKIEEPHFDDLHKTGTQAYILKLLTMPDGSTTAIIQGKRRIKLEKLVSSEPYFTSTISTFLENKDKINDKEFKALLESVKDLSAQIIKQSPNLPSEAAFALKNIESPSFLVNFIASNLNVEVVEKQKLLNTDSILIRTQKILTILTKELQMLELKNQIQNKVKTDLDKQQRDYILNQQLRTIQEELGDIPNETEIVELEEKAKTKKWSKEVADTFSKELKKLKRMNYQAAEFSIQLNYLETLIELPWNEYTKDNLDLSNAEKVLNQDHYGMDEIKERIIEYLAVIQLKGDLKSPILCLVGPPGVGKTSLGKSIARALNRKYIRMSLGGLRDESELRGHRKTYIGALPGRIVQNLKKAGSANPVFVLDEIDKVSGNGISGDPQAALLEILDPEQNTHFHDNYLEIDFDLSKIMFVATANTLSTIHPALRDRMEIIDLSGYLIEEKIEIAKKHLVPKQLKEHGVLRKQVSFTKKVLEKIIDDYTRESGVRGLEKNIAKIIRNRVKHIVSKTDYNKSISLSDLVDILGRARFQRDKDLNNNVAGVVTGLAWTQVGGEILFIESSISRGKGLLSLTGNLGDVMKESATIAFEYLKAHADRYDIAPELFQQYNPHIHIPEGATPKDGPSAGVTMITALVSLFTQRKVKDRIAMTGEITLRGKVLPVGGVKEKILAAKRAKVKEILLSEANRKDIEEINEKYITGLKFSYFENMLDLVDYALLKEKVKNPQDLSIVKSEK
- a CDS encoding CAP domain-containing protein, producing MKIKYLNIVFILFTSVITVAQDFKGIPTGNENPETQNLELEKEVLFLINNIRIKHKLKPLAWQEDLARAARYHAQDMAYDNYMEHASFDRKNKSLVKVCGTFNRIEKFIEMDYLAENISAGRSTAQATVEGWMKSKSHRENILNPNFKYLGVGYAYKENTVYTHYWVQDFGG
- a CDS encoding transketolase, whose product is MDKIQEIQSFATQVRRDVLRMVHGAKSGHPGGSLGCADFVSVLYNRILKYDASNFTMDGKDEDLFFISNGHIAPVWYSTLARSGFFPIEELSTLRQIDSRLQGHPTNLEGLPGIRIASGSLGQGLSVALGAAQAKKLNNDNRLVFTLHGDGELDEGQIWEALTYGAAKKIDNIISTIDYNQKQIDGPIEEVLDLGNLKAKLIAFGWDVLEMQGNDVANVIEVLDQAIARTGKGKPVAIIMHTEMGAGVDFMMGTHKWHGTTPNDEQLEKALAQLPETLGDY
- a CDS encoding gliding motility-associated C-terminal domain-containing protein; amino-acid sequence: MSVLRKRILSILFAVGSILFTPLITVAQLEVNLLTNCSTDNLRIPVQIKNFDNISSFDLVLEYNYDALSFQNSIIHNPIFTLNNDDKYAIQVVNENNILHIRWSAYYGISLDDDFLLFLEFEQIGNGNSNFNWKESESHILKIGGIEQTANYSSGSVLTIPFSSPYQININQIVTGCRDDSENGCKAQAEVILNGASEPYSYQWQDKFNQRTKIAIGLCEEPVSVVVKDANACLFGDTFQARIFPANQVEISADPEIAFITKPLVEFQSSYSGDEPQLYKWDFGDGTTSAASFAEHTFEQVGNYSVSLWTRSDEGCDTTVYINNFEVRELDFCIPNVFTPNGDNINDSWVFKIGEPPSINEDENLKTGYFETKNCAGEDLIFNEHFKHTRLIVINRNGTRVYECNDCEEAWNGDSLPDGVYFYVFEWEGEYSSGREQGDVTILRGK